In the genome of Cronobacter malonaticus LMG 23826, one region contains:
- a CDS encoding glycyl-radical enzyme activating protein: MIFNLQRYSTHDGPGIRTVVFLKGCSLGCRWCQNPESRRRQRDVLFDERLCLQGCELCKAACPQAISRQVDALVINREALDDAALDALTDCCPTQALSVCGESRSVEAIMDTVLRDRPFYARSGGGITLSGGEPFMQPEMAKMLLQRSREAGIHTAVESCLHVPWKHIAPSLPFLDLLLADLKHVDSKRFHAWTDGSAERVLDNFRRLAAAGVKMTIRVPLIPDFNADEASIRAITDFAADETGARDIHFLPYHTLGINKYRLLDWPYLAPATPLDEPALLAFAEDYARQKGLTAWIRG, encoded by the coding sequence ATGATCTTTAACCTGCAACGCTATTCCACGCATGACGGGCCGGGCATTCGAACCGTCGTCTTCCTTAAGGGATGCTCGCTCGGCTGCCGCTGGTGCCAGAACCCCGAAAGCCGTCGCCGCCAGCGCGATGTATTGTTTGATGAACGGCTGTGCCTGCAAGGCTGCGAGCTCTGTAAAGCGGCATGCCCGCAGGCGATTAGCCGCCAGGTCGACGCTCTGGTCATCAACCGGGAAGCGCTTGATGACGCCGCGCTGGACGCGCTGACCGACTGCTGCCCCACCCAGGCGCTGAGCGTCTGTGGTGAATCCCGAAGCGTCGAGGCGATCATGGACACCGTGCTGCGCGATCGCCCCTTCTACGCCCGCAGCGGCGGCGGCATCACGCTCTCCGGCGGCGAGCCGTTCATGCAGCCGGAGATGGCGAAAATGTTGTTACAGCGCAGCCGTGAAGCGGGCATCCATACGGCGGTGGAATCGTGTTTGCATGTGCCGTGGAAACATATCGCCCCGTCTCTGCCGTTTCTTGATCTTCTTTTGGCTGATTTAAAGCATGTCGATTCTAAGCGCTTTCACGCCTGGACCGACGGCAGCGCTGAACGCGTGCTGGATAATTTCCGGCGGCTGGCGGCGGCTGGCGTGAAGATGACGATCCGCGTTCCGTTGATCCCCGATTTTAACGCCGATGAAGCCTCCATTCGCGCTATCACGGATTTCGCCGCCGATGAAACCGGCGCCCGCGACATTCATTTTTTGCCCTACCACACCCTTGGCATCAACAAGTACCGCCTGCTGGACTGGCCCTATCTGGCACCCGCAACGCCGCTCGACGAACCGGCGCTGCTGGCGTTTGCCGAAGATTACGCCCGCCAGAAAGGGCTCACCGCATGGATAAGAGGATAA
- the fsa gene encoding fructose-6-phosphate aldolase — translation MELYLDTADVAAVKRLAHVLPLQGVTTNPSIVARAGVKLWDLLPALQDALNGEGKLFAQVVASDTTQMVREAELMAQRVPGLVVKIPVTQAGLAAMKILKPSGIPLLGTAVYGAMQGLMAALAGAEYVAPYVNRLDAQGGDGVATVSELQELLTLHAPQSKVLAASFRTPQQALGCLLAGCQSITLPVDVADQLLNTPAVAAAVEGFGREWQQAFGSLSL, via the coding sequence ATGGAACTGTATCTCGACACGGCGGACGTCGCGGCCGTCAAACGTCTGGCGCACGTTTTGCCGCTACAGGGCGTCACTACCAATCCTTCTATTGTGGCGCGCGCGGGCGTGAAACTCTGGGATCTGCTGCCTGCGTTGCAGGACGCACTGAACGGTGAAGGCAAACTTTTCGCCCAGGTTGTGGCGTCAGACACGACGCAGATGGTTCGGGAGGCGGAACTGATGGCGCAGCGCGTACCGGGGCTGGTAGTGAAAATTCCGGTTACCCAGGCGGGGCTTGCGGCGATGAAAATCCTCAAACCGTCCGGCATTCCACTGCTCGGCACGGCGGTTTACGGCGCGATGCAGGGCTTAATGGCGGCGCTGGCGGGTGCGGAATATGTCGCGCCTTATGTGAATCGGCTGGATGCGCAGGGCGGTGACGGCGTGGCGACGGTCAGTGAATTGCAGGAACTGCTGACGCTGCACGCGCCGCAGTCAAAAGTGCTCGCTGCGAGTTTCCGCACGCCACAGCAGGCGCTCGGCTGTCTGCTCGCCGGGTGTCAGTCGATTACGCTGCCCGTGGATGTCGCCGATCAGTTGCTCAATACGCCCGCTGTCGCGGCGGCGGTTGAGGGTTTCGGGCGCGAATGGCAGCAGGCGTTCGGCTCGCTCAGCCTGTAA
- a CDS encoding crotonase/enoyl-CoA hydratase family protein, which yields MSVFNQSTCKLFTDTARFTQLSGFYEEERHIMWMMLRAQPRPCFNHALIEEIMNLSYLVQEARLEVDFWVTGSLVPGMYNTGGDLQFFVDCIRNGKREALRAYARACVDCVHAASRGFDCGAISLAMVEGSALGGGFEAALAHHFVLAQRDARMGFPEIAFNLFPGMGGYSLVTRRAGMRLAEELIWQGESHTAEWYQPQGLVDLLFEPGQGFVATRTFIDTLKPRLNGVRAMLRARQRVLRLSRNELMEITEDWVDAAFSLEPKDVGYMERLIQLQNRHTAAALRKAG from the coding sequence ATGTCAGTATTCAACCAATCGACCTGCAAACTCTTTACCGATACAGCGCGTTTTACTCAACTTTCCGGCTTTTACGAGGAAGAACGCCACATTATGTGGATGATGTTGCGGGCCCAGCCGCGTCCCTGTTTTAACCACGCGCTCATCGAAGAAATCATGAACCTCAGTTATCTGGTGCAGGAGGCCAGACTGGAGGTGGATTTCTGGGTCACCGGCTCGCTGGTGCCCGGCATGTATAACACCGGCGGCGATTTACAGTTTTTCGTCGACTGCATTCGCAACGGCAAACGCGAAGCGCTGCGCGCCTATGCGCGCGCCTGCGTGGACTGCGTACACGCCGCCTCGCGCGGCTTTGACTGCGGAGCCATCAGCCTTGCCATGGTAGAAGGCAGCGCGCTTGGTGGCGGTTTCGAGGCGGCGCTCGCGCACCATTTCGTACTGGCCCAGCGCGACGCCCGCATGGGGTTTCCGGAGATTGCTTTTAATCTCTTTCCCGGCATGGGCGGCTATTCGCTGGTGACCCGCCGTGCCGGTATGCGGCTTGCCGAGGAGCTAATCTGGCAGGGCGAATCACACACCGCCGAGTGGTATCAACCGCAGGGGCTGGTAGACCTGCTCTTTGAACCAGGCCAGGGGTTTGTGGCGACGCGCACGTTCATCGATACCCTCAAACCGCGCCTTAACGGGGTGAGGGCGATGCTTCGTGCTCGCCAGCGCGTGCTGCGTCTCTCGCGTAACGAACTCATGGAGATTACCGAAGACTGGGTGGACGCGGCGTTTAGCCTGGAGCCAAAAGATGTGGGCTACATGGAGCGCCTGATCCAGCTACAAAATCGCCACACCGCCGCGGCCCTGCGTAAAGCAGGCTAA
- the pdeR gene encoding cyclic di-GMP phosphodiesterase has product MKDDLENNLLYRYCGAASPFWRLPLDSNALQLAASEQAVTSHVVPLTPEQAAQIRNMSVITSSVTLSLSLFGEPVPVHLVGRKVSRKEWAGTASAWHDTTSVARDLVQGLSFAEQVVSEANSVIVILDRHGNIQRFNRLSEEYTGLKEHEVIGQNVFKLFMTPAEASASRRNITGFFRNGSSYEVERWIKTRKGQRLFLFRNKFVHSGSGRNEIFLICSGTDITEERRAQERLRVLANTDAITGLPNRNAIHEMISDAIAKRGDTQVGVVYLDLDNFKKVNDAYGHMFGDQLLQAVSLAILSCLEKDQVLARLGGDEFIVMATDTSQAALEAMSSRIITRLKHPFRIGLIEVYTGCSLGIALAPQHGDDRESVIRNADTAMYTAKENGRGKFCVFCPEMNQRVFEYLWLDTNLRKALEKNQLVIHYQPKMLANGDVHSLEALVRWQSPERGLISPLDFISYAEESGLIVPLGRWVMLNVVRQVATWRDAGIDLRVAVNVSARQLADQTLISDLRQALTDMRFTQSPIDVEITESCLIENAELALSVINEFSALGAQVHLDDFGTGYSSLSQLARFPLDAIKLDQSFVRDVHKQPVSQSLVHAIVAVAKALNLQVIAEGVESEEEDAFLMQNGVDQRQGFLFARPMTATELEHWYQRYQAGKQTP; this is encoded by the coding sequence ATGAAAGACGACCTGGAGAATAATCTGCTGTACCGCTACTGCGGCGCCGCTAGTCCTTTCTGGCGACTGCCGCTGGACAGCAACGCGTTGCAGCTTGCCGCCAGCGAACAGGCCGTCACCAGCCACGTGGTGCCGCTGACGCCGGAACAGGCCGCGCAAATCCGCAACATGAGTGTGATCACCTCAAGCGTCACGCTCTCGTTATCGCTGTTTGGCGAACCGGTGCCGGTGCATCTGGTGGGCCGCAAAGTCTCCCGTAAAGAGTGGGCGGGCACGGCGTCGGCGTGGCATGACACCACCTCGGTGGCGCGCGATCTCGTGCAGGGACTCTCCTTCGCGGAGCAGGTGGTTTCTGAAGCCAACTCGGTAATTGTCATCCTCGATCGCCACGGCAATATCCAGCGCTTCAACCGGCTGAGCGAAGAATATACGGGCCTGAAAGAACACGAAGTGATCGGGCAGAATGTCTTTAAGCTGTTTATGACGCCTGCTGAAGCGTCCGCGTCGCGGCGTAATATCACCGGTTTTTTTCGCAACGGCAGTTCCTATGAGGTCGAGCGCTGGATCAAAACCCGCAAAGGCCAGCGGCTGTTTCTGTTTCGCAATAAGTTTGTCCACAGCGGCAGCGGGCGAAACGAAATTTTCCTGATCTGCTCCGGCACCGATATCACCGAAGAGCGCCGCGCGCAGGAGCGCCTGCGCGTGCTTGCCAACACCGACGCCATCACCGGCCTGCCCAACCGCAACGCTATCCATGAGATGATTAGCGACGCCATCGCTAAACGTGGCGACACGCAGGTAGGCGTGGTCTATCTCGATCTCGACAATTTCAAGAAAGTTAATGACGCCTACGGGCATATGTTCGGCGATCAGCTTCTCCAGGCGGTGTCGCTCGCGATTTTAAGCTGTCTTGAAAAAGATCAGGTGCTGGCGCGGCTTGGCGGCGATGAGTTTATCGTGATGGCGACGGATACCTCGCAGGCGGCGCTGGAAGCCATGTCCTCACGCATTATCACCCGGCTGAAGCACCCGTTTCGGATCGGGCTTATCGAAGTTTACACCGGCTGCTCGCTGGGCATTGCGCTGGCTCCACAGCACGGCGACGATCGCGAAAGCGTCATCCGCAACGCCGATACCGCGATGTACACCGCCAAAGAGAACGGGCGCGGTAAATTCTGCGTCTTTTGCCCGGAGATGAATCAGCGGGTATTCGAATATCTTTGGCTCGATACCAACCTGCGTAAGGCGCTGGAGAAAAATCAGCTGGTTATTCACTATCAGCCGAAAATGTTGGCCAACGGCGATGTACACAGCCTGGAAGCGCTGGTGCGCTGGCAGTCGCCGGAGCGCGGGCTGATTTCGCCGCTTGATTTTATCTCCTACGCCGAAGAGTCCGGGCTTATCGTACCGCTCGGGCGTTGGGTCATGCTGAATGTGGTGCGTCAGGTGGCAACGTGGCGCGATGCGGGTATCGACCTGCGGGTTGCGGTGAACGTATCAGCGCGCCAGCTCGCTGACCAGACGCTGATAAGCGATCTGCGTCAGGCACTGACTGACATGCGCTTCACCCAAAGCCCCATTGACGTGGAGATCACCGAAAGCTGTCTGATTGAAAATGCCGAGCTGGCGCTGTCGGTGATTAATGAATTCAGCGCGCTGGGCGCGCAGGTGCATCTGGATGATTTCGGCACCGGCTATTCGTCGCTTTCGCAGCTGGCGCGGTTTCCGCTGGATGCCATTAAGCTCGATCAAAGCTTCGTGCGCGATGTCCATAAGCAGCCCGTGTCGCAATCGCTGGTTCACGCCATCGTCGCAGTGGCAAAAGCGCTGAATTTGCAGGTGATCGCCGAAGGCGTGGAAAGTGAAGAAGAAGATGCGTTTCTGATGCAAAACGGCGTCGATCAACGGCAGGGGTTTCTCTTCGCCCGTCCGATGACGGCAACCGAGCTTGAACACTGGTATCAGCGTTATCAGGCCGGGAAACAGACGCCGTAA
- a CDS encoding exoribonuclease II has protein sequence MFQDNPLLAQLKQQLHSQTPRAEGVVKATEKGFGFLEVDAQKSYFIPPPQMKKVMHGDRVIAVIHTEKEKESAEPEELIEPFLTRFVGRVQKKDDRLSIVPDHPLLKDAIPCRAERGVSHDFQNGDWAVAEMRRHPLKGDRGFYAELTQFITFGDDHFVPWWVTLARHNLEREAPDGVATEMLDENLTREDLTALDFVTIDSASTEDMDDALYVEALEGDRLQLTVAIADPTAWIAEGSKLDNIAKVRAFTNYLPGFNIPMLPRELSDDLCSLREGVQRPALVCRMIIDADGAISDDIHFFAATIESKAKLAYDDVSDWLEEKGEWQPGSEAIAAQIRLLQQICQRRSAWRTEHALVFKDRPDYRFVLGEKGEVLDIVAEPRRIANRIVEESMIAANICAARVLRDKLGFGVYNVHAGFDPASTEQLATLLQSHGMHVDANDVLTLPGFCKLRRELDAQPSGFLDSRIRRFQSFAEISTEPGPHFGLGLEAYATWTSPIRKYGDMVNHRLLKAIIKGESAARPQDEATVQMAERRRLNRMAERDVGDWLYARFLKDKAGTDTRFAAEIIDVSRGGMRVRLVDNGAVAFIPAPFLHAVRDELVCSQENGTVQIKGETVYKVTDVIDVTIAEVRMETRSVIARPVA, from the coding sequence ATGTTTCAGGATAACCCGCTGCTTGCGCAGCTTAAACAGCAACTGCATTCCCAGACGCCGCGCGCCGAAGGGGTAGTAAAAGCCACGGAAAAAGGTTTTGGTTTCCTTGAGGTTGACGCGCAGAAAAGCTACTTCATTCCGCCGCCGCAGATGAAGAAAGTGATGCACGGCGATCGCGTCATTGCCGTTATCCATACGGAAAAGGAAAAAGAATCCGCCGAGCCGGAAGAGCTTATCGAACCCTTCCTGACCCGCTTTGTGGGCCGGGTGCAAAAGAAAGACGATCGTCTCTCTATCGTTCCCGATCATCCGCTGCTGAAAGACGCCATCCCGTGCCGCGCTGAACGCGGCGTCAGCCATGATTTTCAGAATGGCGACTGGGCGGTGGCGGAGATGCGCCGTCATCCGCTGAAAGGCGATCGCGGTTTCTACGCGGAACTGACCCAGTTTATTACCTTCGGCGACGACCACTTCGTGCCGTGGTGGGTGACGCTGGCACGCCACAATCTTGAGCGCGAAGCGCCGGACGGCGTGGCGACCGAAATGCTGGATGAAAACCTGACGCGTGAAGATTTAACCGCGCTTGATTTCGTCACCATCGACAGCGCCAGCACCGAAGATATGGACGATGCGCTGTATGTGGAAGCGCTGGAGGGCGACCGCCTGCAACTGACCGTCGCGATTGCCGACCCGACCGCGTGGATCGCCGAAGGCAGCAAGCTTGATAACATCGCGAAAGTGCGCGCGTTCACCAACTACCTGCCGGGCTTTAACATCCCGATGCTGCCGCGCGAGCTGTCTGACGACCTCTGCTCGCTGCGTGAAGGCGTGCAGCGCCCGGCTCTGGTCTGCCGCATGATTATCGACGCCGACGGCGCCATCAGCGACGACATTCACTTCTTCGCAGCGACCATCGAATCGAAAGCCAAACTGGCCTATGACGACGTTTCCGACTGGCTGGAAGAAAAAGGCGAGTGGCAGCCGGGCAGCGAGGCGATTGCCGCGCAGATCCGCCTGCTGCAACAGATTTGCCAGCGCCGCAGCGCCTGGCGTACCGAACACGCGCTGGTGTTTAAAGACCGTCCGGATTACCGCTTTGTGCTTGGCGAGAAAGGCGAAGTGCTGGATATCGTGGCCGAGCCGCGCCGCATCGCTAACCGTATCGTTGAAGAATCGATGATTGCCGCGAACATCTGCGCCGCGCGCGTGCTGCGCGACAAGCTGGGCTTCGGCGTTTATAACGTCCACGCGGGTTTCGACCCGGCGAGCACCGAACAACTGGCGACGCTGCTGCAAAGCCACGGTATGCATGTGGATGCGAACGACGTGCTCACCCTGCCGGGCTTCTGCAAACTGCGTCGTGAGCTGGACGCACAGCCGTCCGGCTTCCTCGACAGCCGCATCCGCCGCTTCCAGTCGTTTGCCGAAATCAGCACCGAGCCAGGCCCGCACTTCGGCCTCGGCCTTGAAGCTTACGCGACCTGGACCTCGCCGATTCGTAAATATGGCGATATGGTCAACCACCGTCTGCTGAAAGCCATCATCAAAGGCGAAAGCGCTGCGCGTCCACAGGATGAAGCCACCGTACAGATGGCCGAGCGCCGTCGTCTCAACCGCATGGCGGAGCGCGACGTGGGCGACTGGCTGTATGCCCGCTTCCTGAAAGACAAAGCCGGCACCGATACCCGCTTCGCGGCGGAAATTATCGATGTCAGCCGCGGCGGCATGCGCGTGCGCCTGGTGGATAATGGCGCGGTCGCCTTTATTCCGGCGCCGTTCCTGCACGCAGTGCGCGATGAACTGGTCTGCAGCCAGGAAAACGGCACTGTGCAGATCAAAGGCGAGACCGTTTATAAAGTCACCGACGTTATCGACGTGACCATCGCCGAAGTGCGTATGGAAACCCGCAGCGTCATCGCACGCCCGGTCGCCTGA
- a CDS encoding carboxymuconolactone decarboxylase family protein, producing the protein MEQRRLTGKSHWYHETQSSLCPADPLPLVPEAAKVEDRFLLDLPLDDVNIAAHAPWCDAARALIPSLLPDKRDVTRLHTLSVYDRLSAALTVAQVCGVQRLCNHYAARLAPEPGPDSSRESNRRLTLLTQTARQLASQPTLIDSAARAQLEDAGLSVHDIVTFTQIIGFVGFQARAVALLQAQPGQPARWLPGIDMQQDAPASLFSAAESRWQPDLPALEMGWASADQQAAYNAALDEPLLQPMLSLLAHDASALAGLAALLVVLQRPEDAADAALVALVSARINGSASCFDEAALRLRDEPGLADAARNGERALLAWSHNHPRARAIIQAMQMLTRAPARFGHAQLEPLTDAGFDAQDALRLLAFGSACGWINRLRLGLGVAA; encoded by the coding sequence ATGGAACAACGCCGCCTTACCGGCAAAAGCCACTGGTATCATGAAACCCAGTCCAGCCTCTGTCCGGCAGATCCGCTGCCGTTAGTTCCCGAAGCCGCAAAGGTGGAGGACCGTTTTCTGCTCGACCTGCCGCTGGACGACGTGAACATCGCCGCCCATGCGCCGTGGTGCGACGCCGCGCGTGCGCTTATCCCTTCCCTGCTGCCTGATAAACGCGACGTCACCCGTCTTCATACGCTGAGCGTCTATGACCGCCTCAGCGCCGCACTGACCGTCGCACAGGTCTGCGGCGTGCAGCGGCTTTGCAACCATTACGCCGCCCGTCTGGCGCCCGAGCCGGGGCCGGATTCCTCGCGGGAAAGCAACCGCCGCCTGACGCTGCTCACCCAGACCGCTCGCCAGCTCGCCAGTCAGCCGACGTTGATTGACAGCGCGGCACGTGCGCAACTGGAAGACGCGGGGTTGTCAGTGCATGACATCGTGACGTTTACGCAGATTATCGGTTTCGTAGGCTTTCAGGCTCGCGCGGTGGCGCTGTTACAGGCGCAGCCCGGCCAGCCGGCGCGCTGGTTGCCGGGCATCGACATGCAACAGGACGCGCCTGCCTCACTCTTTAGCGCCGCTGAGTCGCGCTGGCAGCCCGATCTCCCGGCGCTGGAGATGGGCTGGGCCAGCGCCGACCAGCAAGCTGCTTATAACGCGGCGCTGGATGAGCCGCTGCTGCAACCGATGCTCTCTCTGCTGGCTCATGACGCGAGCGCCTTAGCGGGCCTCGCCGCGCTGCTCGTCGTGCTGCAAAGGCCGGAGGATGCGGCTGACGCTGCGCTGGTGGCGCTGGTATCCGCGCGCATCAACGGCAGCGCAAGCTGTTTTGATGAGGCCGCGCTGCGCCTGCGCGACGAGCCAGGGCTTGCAGACGCGGCGCGCAACGGTGAACGGGCGCTGCTCGCCTGGAGCCATAACCACCCCAGAGCGCGCGCGATTATTCAGGCGATGCAGATGCTGACCCGCGCCCCGGCGCGGTTTGGCCACGCCCAGCTTGAGCCGCTGACAGACGCCGGTTTTGATGCCCAGGACGCCCTGCGCCTGCTCGCCTTTGGCAGCGCCTGCGGCTGGATAAACCGTCTGCGGCTTGGTCTTGGCGTCGCCGCGTAG
- the fabI gene encoding enoyl-ACP reductase FabI, which produces MGFLTGKRILVTGVASKLSIAYGIAQAMHREGAELAFTYQNDKLKGRVEEFAAQLDSSIVLPCDVAEDESIDALFTELAKVWPKFDGFVHSIGFAPADQLDGDYVNAVTREGFKIAHDISAYSFVAMAKACRSMLNPNAALLTLSYLGAERAIPNYNVMGLAKASLEANVRYMANAMGPEGVRVNAISAGPIRTLAASGIKDFRKMLAHCEAVTPIRRTVTIEDVGNSAAFLCSDLSGGITGEVVHVDGGFSIAAMNELELK; this is translated from the coding sequence ATGGGTTTTCTTACCGGTAAGCGCATTCTGGTGACTGGCGTAGCCAGCAAACTGTCCATCGCGTACGGTATCGCACAGGCAATGCACCGTGAAGGGGCTGAACTGGCGTTCACCTACCAGAACGACAAGCTGAAAGGCCGCGTGGAAGAGTTTGCCGCTCAACTGGACTCCAGCATCGTGCTGCCGTGTGACGTTGCGGAAGATGAAAGCATCGACGCGCTGTTCACCGAGCTTGCCAAAGTCTGGCCGAAATTTGACGGTTTCGTACACTCCATCGGTTTCGCGCCGGCTGACCAGCTGGATGGCGACTACGTTAACGCCGTGACCCGTGAAGGCTTCAAAATCGCGCACGACATCAGCGCATACAGCTTTGTGGCAATGGCGAAAGCGTGCCGTTCTATGCTGAACCCGAACGCGGCGCTGCTGACCCTCTCCTACCTGGGCGCAGAGCGCGCTATCCCGAACTACAACGTGATGGGTCTGGCGAAAGCGTCTCTGGAAGCCAACGTACGCTACATGGCGAACGCGATGGGTCCGGAAGGCGTGCGCGTTAACGCCATCTCCGCAGGCCCGATCCGCACGCTGGCGGCTTCCGGCATTAAAGATTTCCGTAAAATGCTGGCGCACTGCGAAGCGGTCACCCCGATCCGCCGCACCGTCACCATTGAAGACGTGGGTAACTCCGCGGCGTTCCTGTGCTCTGACCTTTCCGGCGGTATCACCGGTGAAGTGGTTCACGTTGACGGCGGTTTCAGCATCGCTGCGATGAACGAGCTGGAACTGAAATAA
- the sapF gene encoding putrescine export ABC transporter ATP-binding protein SapF, whose translation MVETLLQVRNLSKTYRYRTGWFRRQTVEAVKPLSFTLRERQTLAIIGENGSGKSTLAKMLAGMVAPTTGDLVIDDHPLTFGDYSFRSQRIRMIFQDPSTSLNPRQRISQILDFPLRLNTDLEPEARAKRIKETLRMVGLLPDHVSYYPHMLAPGQKQRLGLARALILRPKVIIADEALASLDMSMRSQLINLMLELQEKQGISYIYVTQHIGMMKHISDQVMVMHQGEVVERGSTADVLASPLHDLTKRLIASHFGEALTADAWRKDR comes from the coding sequence ATGGTGGAAACGCTGTTGCAGGTTCGCAACCTGAGTAAAACCTATCGTTACCGCACCGGCTGGTTTCGCCGCCAGACCGTCGAGGCGGTAAAGCCGCTGAGCTTTACCCTGCGCGAGCGCCAGACGCTGGCTATCATCGGCGAGAACGGCTCGGGTAAATCCACGCTCGCCAAAATGCTGGCTGGCATGGTCGCGCCGACCACAGGCGATCTGGTGATTGACGATCATCCGCTGACGTTTGGCGATTATTCGTTTCGCAGCCAGCGGATCCGCATGATTTTCCAGGACCCGTCGACGTCGCTCAACCCGCGCCAGCGGATTTCGCAAATTCTCGACTTCCCGCTGCGGCTTAACACCGATCTGGAGCCGGAAGCCCGCGCGAAGCGCATTAAAGAGACGCTGCGTATGGTCGGTCTGCTGCCCGATCACGTGAGTTACTATCCGCATATGCTGGCACCGGGCCAGAAGCAGCGTCTGGGCCTCGCGCGCGCGCTCATCCTGCGCCCGAAAGTCATTATCGCCGACGAAGCGCTGGCGTCGCTCGATATGTCGATGCGTTCGCAGTTAATCAACCTGATGCTGGAATTACAGGAAAAACAGGGTATCTCTTATATTTATGTCACCCAGCACATCGGCATGATGAAACACATCAGCGATCAGGTGATGGTGATGCATCAGGGCGAAGTGGTGGAGCGCGGCAGTACGGCCGATGTTCTCGCCTCGCCGCTGCACGATTTAACCAAACGGCTTATCGCCAGTCATTTCGGCGAAGCCTTAACCGCCGACGCCTGGCGGAAAGACCGCTAA
- the sapD gene encoding putrescine export ABC transporter ATP-binding protein SapD, producing the protein MPLLDIRNLTIEFKTSEGWVKAVDRVSLSLPEGDIRGLVGESGSGKSLIAKAICGVTKDNWRITADRMRFDDIDLLRLSPRERRRLVGHNVSMIFQEPQSCLDPSEKIGRQLMQNIPGWTYKGRWWQRFGWRKRRAIELLHRVGIKDHKDAMRSFPYELTEGECQKVMIAIALANQPRLLIADEPTNAMEPTTQAQIFRLLSRLNQNNNTTILLISHDLQMLSQWADRIDVLYCGQTVETAPSEELISTPHHPYTQALIRAIPDFGSAMPHKSRLNTLPGAIPLLEHLPIGCRLGPRCPYAQRKCIETPRLDGPKNHLFACHFPLNMERE; encoded by the coding sequence ATGCCGCTGCTGGATATTCGTAACCTGACGATTGAATTTAAAACCAGCGAAGGCTGGGTGAAAGCGGTGGATCGCGTGAGCCTGAGCCTGCCGGAAGGCGACATTCGCGGGTTGGTGGGCGAATCGGGCTCCGGTAAAAGCCTGATTGCAAAAGCGATTTGCGGCGTGACCAAAGATAACTGGCGTATCACCGCCGACCGTATGCGCTTTGACGATATCGACCTGCTGCGCCTGTCGCCGCGCGAGCGCCGCCGTCTGGTGGGCCATAACGTGTCGATGATTTTCCAGGAGCCGCAATCCTGTCTCGATCCGTCCGAGAAAATTGGCCGCCAGCTGATGCAAAACATCCCCGGCTGGACGTACAAAGGCCGCTGGTGGCAGCGTTTCGGCTGGCGCAAGCGCCGGGCCATCGAACTGCTGCACCGTGTCGGGATAAAAGATCATAAAGACGCGATGCGCAGCTTCCCGTATGAACTGACGGAAGGCGAATGCCAGAAGGTGATGATAGCGATTGCGCTCGCCAACCAGCCGCGCCTGCTGATTGCCGATGAGCCGACCAACGCGATGGAGCCAACCACCCAGGCGCAGATTTTCCGCCTGCTGTCGCGGCTTAACCAGAATAACAACACCACGATTCTGCTTATCAGCCACGATTTACAGATGCTGAGCCAGTGGGCTGACCGTATCGACGTGCTCTACTGCGGGCAGACGGTGGAAACCGCGCCGAGCGAGGAGCTGATTTCCACCCCGCACCACCCTTATACCCAGGCGCTGATCCGCGCGATTCCGGATTTCGGCAGCGCGATGCCGCATAAAAGCCGCCTCAATACGCTGCCGGGCGCGATCCCGCTGCTTGAGCATTTGCCGATTGGCTGCCGCCTGGGGCCGCGCTGCCCGTATGCCCAGCGCAAATGTATCGAAACCCCGCGTCTCGACGGGCCGAAAAATCATCTTTTCGCCTGCCATTTCCCGCTGAATATGGAGAGAGAGTGA